Proteins encoded in a region of the Podarcis muralis chromosome 2, rPodMur119.hap1.1, whole genome shotgun sequence genome:
- the CALCOCO1 gene encoding calcium-binding and coiled-coil domain-containing protein 1 isoform X1, which translates to MEEVQSQPGVAFLNVTSSYVPHTKVECHYSLPPGMKPSARDWIGIFKVESSSVRDYYTFVWCTVPDGGASAGSLLHCNVQFQASYLPKPGPQQYQFRYVDRRGEVRGQSSPFQFSEPRPMDELVTLEEASDDGGGTDMLLVVPKAALLETQLEESRQEQGALLQESCRLKDEVQELRSRVAELEAVLGTLRDEHTKLAAQYKELSNSFAEVSEQRDTLSLQEAEHVARIRELEGDIQAMGEKMLQRETELDRMKDTVKSLLREQEQIHNQLKEENAEKEQYQVKLQASEEESRSLASDLQEAKTLHGEKVSQTLGLQEDISKLQQKLTAANRRTVQMESLCEQLRSTQDVLAASQQKVALLGEELASVASIRDRTISDLHKSRLEAAEINIKLADMTLKWKEGKGQWWKEKATLLQSMEAEKDKILKLSAEVLRLEKSLQEERAQRQVLRLELAQERDSSLVQVSESRRELRELRAALQVAQKEKEQLQAEKQELLVYIRRLEERLEKVADEKWSESILCDEEEAAPETPGSLDSPLSDSEDECPEDMRLPAQLGSYSLCDNRAATTTPPCARGPAHGVVISQPAPIANQIKQPPEDSSSDSEAEDEKAVLMAAAQSGGEETNLLLPELGSGFYEVASGLTGRQMSEPGACGMGVSPLDLPSPAHWKECPICHERFPPESDKETLDTHVDGHFFFSTHDPFTFE; encoded by the exons ATGGAAGAAGTACAGTCCCAACCTGGCGTGGCTTTTCTGAATGTGACCTCGAGCTACGTGCCCCACACCAAGGTGGAGTGTCACTACAGCCTGCCGCCTGGCATGAAGCCGTCCGCCAGAGACTGGATTGGGATATTTAAG GTGGAGTCCTCTTCAGTGCGTGATTATTATACCTTTGTGTGGTGCACAGTTCCAGATGGAGGAGCTTCCGCAGGATCCCTTCTTCACTGTAACGTTCAGTTCCAAG CCAGCTACCTGCCCAAGCCAGGCCCACAGCAGTACCAGTTCCGCTATGTGGATCGCCGTGGGGAGGTGCGTGGTCAAAGCTCCCCTTTCCAGTTCAGCGAGCCGCGGCCCATGGATGAGCTCGTCACTCTGGAGGAGGCGAGCGATGACGGTGGGGGCACCGACATGTTGCTGGTGGTTCCCAAGGCCGCCCTGTTGGAG ACACAGTTGGAAGAGAGCCGGCAGGAGCAAGGAGCCCTGCTGCAGGAGTCGTGCCGCCTGAAGGATGAGGTTCAAGAGCTGAGAAGCCGTGTGGCGGAGCTGGAAGCAGTCCTGGGCACGCTTCGGGATGAACACACCAAGCTGGCTGCACAGTACAAG GAATTATCGAATTCTTTTGCGGAAGTATCCGAGCAGAGAGATACACTAAGCCTCCAAGAAGCTGAGCACGTGGCCCGAATCCGAGAGCTGGAGGGTGACATCCAGGCCATGGGTGAGAAGATGCTGCAAAGAGAGACGGAGTTAGACAG AATGAAAGATACTGTCAAGTCTCTGCTGCGTGAACAGGAGCAGATTCACAACCAGCTCAAAGAGGAGAATGCGGAGAAGGAGCAGTACCAG gTAAAGCTGCAGGCCTCAGAAGAGGAGAGCCGCAGCCTggcctctgatctgcaggaagcgAAGACCCTCCATGGGGAGAAGGTCTCacagactctggggctgcaggagGACATCAGCAAATTGCAGCAGAAGCTGACGGCTGCTAATCGCCGCACC GTGCAGATGGAGTCTCTGTGTGAACAGCTGCGCTCCACGCAGGACGTTCTGGCTGCCAGCCAGCAGAAAGTGGCTCTCTTGGGGGAAGAGTTGGCCAGCGTCGCCTCCATCCGGGACCGCACCATCTCTGATCTGCACAAGAGCCGCCTGGAGGCAGCCGAGATCAACATCAAGCTGGCTGACATGACTCTCAAGTGGAAAGAGGGCAAAGGCCAGTGGTGGAAGGAGAAGGCCACACTGCTGCAGAGCATGGAG GCAGAGAAGGacaagatcctgaagctgagtgcCGAAGTGCTGCGTCTGGAGAAGAGCCTGCAAGAAGAGCGGGCACAGCGCCAGGTCTTGCGTTTGGAGTTGGCACAGGAACGTGACTCCAGTCTG GTGCAGGTCTCTGAGAGCCGCCGGGAACTGCGAGAGCTGCGAGCTGCGCTTCAGGTTGCCCAGAAGGAGAAAGAGCAGCTCCAAGCCGAAAAGCAG GAGCTGCTGGTATACATACGACGCCTTGAAGAGCGTCTGGAGAAAGTGGCCGACGAGAAATGGAGCGAATCTATTCTCTGCGATGAAGAGGAGGCAGCGCCAGAGACTCCTG GCTCCCTGGACTCGCCGCTGTCCGACTCTGAGGATGAGTGTCCCGAGGACATGCGCCTGCCTGCGCAGCTCGGGTCCTACAGTTTGTGTGACAACCGGGCAGCTACTACCACTCCGCCTTGTGCCCGGGGACCCGCTCACGGCGTGGTAATCAGCCAGCCGGCACCCATTGCCAATCAGATCAAGCAGCCGCCCGAGGATTCCAGTTCCGACTCG GAGGCTGAGGACGAGAAGGCAGTGCtgatggcagctgcccagagcggtGGCGAAGAAACCAACCTTCTCCTTCCAGAGCTGGGCAGCGGCTTCTATGAAGTGGCCAG TGGCCTGACAGGGCGGCAGATGTCGGAGCCGGGGGCTTGCGGCATGGGGGTCTCTCCCTTAGACCTGCCCTCGCCGGCCCATTGGAAGGAGTGCCCCATCTGCCACGAGCGCTTCCCACCCGAGAGCGACAAGGAAACGTTGGATACACATGTTGACGGGCACTTCTTTTTCAGCACCCATGACCCCTTCACCTTTGAGTAa
- the CALCOCO1 gene encoding calcium-binding and coiled-coil domain-containing protein 1 isoform X2, giving the protein MEEVQSQPGVAFLNVTSSYVPHTKVECHYSLPPGMKPSARDWIGIFKVESSSVRDYYTFVWCTVPDGGASAGSLLHCNVQFQASYLPKPGPQQYQFRYVDRRGEVRGQSSPFQFSEPRPMDELVTLEEASDDGGGTDMLLVVPKAALLETQLEESRQEQGALLQESCRLKDEVQELRSRVAELEAVLGTLRDEHTKLAAQYKELSNSFAEVSEQRDTLSLQEAEHVARIRELEGDIQAMGEKMLQRETELDRMKDTVKSLLREQEQIHNQLKEENAEKEQYQVKLQASEEESRSLASDLQEAKTLHGEKVSQTLGLQEDISKLQQKLTAANRRTVQMESLCEQLRSTQDVLAASQQKVALLGEELASVASIRDRTISDLHKSRLEAAEINIKLADMTLKWKEGKGQWWKEKATLLQSMEAEKDKILKLSAEVLRLEKSLQEERAQRQVLRLELAQERDSSLVQVSESRRELRELRAALQVAQKEKEQLQAEKQELLVYIRRLEERLEKVADEKWSESILCDEEEAAPETPGSLDSPLSDSEDECPEDMRLPAQLGSYSLCDNRAATTTPPCARGPAHGVVISQPAPIANQIKQPPEDSSSDSEAEDEKAVLMAAAQSGGEETNLLLPELGSGFYEVAR; this is encoded by the exons ATGGAAGAAGTACAGTCCCAACCTGGCGTGGCTTTTCTGAATGTGACCTCGAGCTACGTGCCCCACACCAAGGTGGAGTGTCACTACAGCCTGCCGCCTGGCATGAAGCCGTCCGCCAGAGACTGGATTGGGATATTTAAG GTGGAGTCCTCTTCAGTGCGTGATTATTATACCTTTGTGTGGTGCACAGTTCCAGATGGAGGAGCTTCCGCAGGATCCCTTCTTCACTGTAACGTTCAGTTCCAAG CCAGCTACCTGCCCAAGCCAGGCCCACAGCAGTACCAGTTCCGCTATGTGGATCGCCGTGGGGAGGTGCGTGGTCAAAGCTCCCCTTTCCAGTTCAGCGAGCCGCGGCCCATGGATGAGCTCGTCACTCTGGAGGAGGCGAGCGATGACGGTGGGGGCACCGACATGTTGCTGGTGGTTCCCAAGGCCGCCCTGTTGGAG ACACAGTTGGAAGAGAGCCGGCAGGAGCAAGGAGCCCTGCTGCAGGAGTCGTGCCGCCTGAAGGATGAGGTTCAAGAGCTGAGAAGCCGTGTGGCGGAGCTGGAAGCAGTCCTGGGCACGCTTCGGGATGAACACACCAAGCTGGCTGCACAGTACAAG GAATTATCGAATTCTTTTGCGGAAGTATCCGAGCAGAGAGATACACTAAGCCTCCAAGAAGCTGAGCACGTGGCCCGAATCCGAGAGCTGGAGGGTGACATCCAGGCCATGGGTGAGAAGATGCTGCAAAGAGAGACGGAGTTAGACAG AATGAAAGATACTGTCAAGTCTCTGCTGCGTGAACAGGAGCAGATTCACAACCAGCTCAAAGAGGAGAATGCGGAGAAGGAGCAGTACCAG gTAAAGCTGCAGGCCTCAGAAGAGGAGAGCCGCAGCCTggcctctgatctgcaggaagcgAAGACCCTCCATGGGGAGAAGGTCTCacagactctggggctgcaggagGACATCAGCAAATTGCAGCAGAAGCTGACGGCTGCTAATCGCCGCACC GTGCAGATGGAGTCTCTGTGTGAACAGCTGCGCTCCACGCAGGACGTTCTGGCTGCCAGCCAGCAGAAAGTGGCTCTCTTGGGGGAAGAGTTGGCCAGCGTCGCCTCCATCCGGGACCGCACCATCTCTGATCTGCACAAGAGCCGCCTGGAGGCAGCCGAGATCAACATCAAGCTGGCTGACATGACTCTCAAGTGGAAAGAGGGCAAAGGCCAGTGGTGGAAGGAGAAGGCCACACTGCTGCAGAGCATGGAG GCAGAGAAGGacaagatcctgaagctgagtgcCGAAGTGCTGCGTCTGGAGAAGAGCCTGCAAGAAGAGCGGGCACAGCGCCAGGTCTTGCGTTTGGAGTTGGCACAGGAACGTGACTCCAGTCTG GTGCAGGTCTCTGAGAGCCGCCGGGAACTGCGAGAGCTGCGAGCTGCGCTTCAGGTTGCCCAGAAGGAGAAAGAGCAGCTCCAAGCCGAAAAGCAG GAGCTGCTGGTATACATACGACGCCTTGAAGAGCGTCTGGAGAAAGTGGCCGACGAGAAATGGAGCGAATCTATTCTCTGCGATGAAGAGGAGGCAGCGCCAGAGACTCCTG GCTCCCTGGACTCGCCGCTGTCCGACTCTGAGGATGAGTGTCCCGAGGACATGCGCCTGCCTGCGCAGCTCGGGTCCTACAGTTTGTGTGACAACCGGGCAGCTACTACCACTCCGCCTTGTGCCCGGGGACCCGCTCACGGCGTGGTAATCAGCCAGCCGGCACCCATTGCCAATCAGATCAAGCAGCCGCCCGAGGATTCCAGTTCCGACTCG GAGGCTGAGGACGAGAAGGCAGTGCtgatggcagctgcccagagcggtGGCGAAGAAACCAACCTTCTCCTTCCAGAGCTGGGCAGCGGCTTCTATGAAGTGGCCAGGTAA